From Bdellovibrio sp. KM01:
CGCAAAAGCGGCACTTATTCTAAAAATAAGACATGTCAAAGATATGTACGCAAAAATAACATTTAAGATTTTCCCTAACATTACCGAAATGGGATGTATCACGTACAAAAAGGACGCAAAAATGACTGTCACTGCAACGAATGTTTTGATCCTCGGCGCTGTATTTATGTTCGCAGCACGAGTATTCATGGGGTTCTAGGAACCAGATTACATACAAGTAAGATGATCCCTGGTGTGACGCCTGTTAAACACCAGTAATGCTTTTTCTGTTTAAACGATTTTTAATGGTCTGTGTGCTCCTTGCAAGCGTCCCCGCTTTGGCAAAGCCTATCAAAATCCTCGTTGAGGACTCCTGGCCCCCCTTTGCATTTAAAAAAGAAAACCGTGCTGTTGGAATGTCGATTGACATCGTTCGTGCTGCATTTAAAAACGTCGGTGAAAACATTGAGCTCGTCCAAGTCCCTTACACCCGCTGTAAAGCACAAACCGCAACGGGTCGCTATGTCGCCTGCTTTAACTCTGCTCATTCCAAAGAAATGGATGCCGATTTCCTCTTCCCCAAAGAGCCCCTTTTCAAAAGCAAAGGCTTGATCATTGCCAATAAAATCACGGTTCGCAGCAAGCCTGCAAAGGTAAAAGATCTAGAAGGTAAATCCGTGGCTCTGCCGGCCGAGTTTCCCTTCGGCAAAGAGTTTGATGAAAACACGCAAATCAATAAGATCTTCACATCCAGCGATCAGACATCACTGATGATGCTAAAATCAAATCGCGTGTCC
This genomic window contains:
- a CDS encoding ABC transporter substrate-binding protein; the protein is MVCVLLASVPALAKPIKILVEDSWPPFAFKKENRAVGMSIDIVRAAFKNVGENIELVQVPYTRCKAQTATGRYVACFNSAHSKEMDADFLFPKEPLFKSKGLIIANKITVRSKPAKVKDLEGKSVALPAEFPFGKEFDENTQINKIFTSSDQTSLMMLKSNRVSYVAIDEFVYYYYLKTNPDFKNQFHVVLELSEEPIFVHFSKKHQDTADLIKKYDIGLAMLKVSNRYNEILEDWVGVKGQKRVQIFSVLPKTHAYDY